One stretch of Schlesneria sp. DSM 10557 DNA includes these proteins:
- a CDS encoding acyl-CoA synthetase yields the protein MSNAPFLTNPYDCNLDQVEANFAPLTPLSFLQRAEKVYPKRVAWVHGDQQSTYTEFAERCRRLASALAKLGIGRGDTVAIMASNVPPMLEAHYGVPLTGGVLNALNIRLEPSTIAFILEHGEAKVLITDREFSATIQPALELLRKSGRSLTVIDIDDPQYQGPGHRLGEMDYETFLKSGDPDYHTVVPSNEWDAIALNYTSGTTGNPKAVVYHHRGAYLLAMGNLLAWNMTAAPVYLWTLPMFHCNGWCFPWTLSAVGGTHICLRRVEAGAIINAIKQHRVTHLCGAPIILNLLIQSREQIELDRTVEVMTAASAPPSSVIAGMEEIGFHVTHVYGLTEVYGPATVCDWHPEWNDLPLEERSRLKARQGVNYAVLEGLMVADPATMQPCPADGKTIGEVMMRGNIVMKGYLKNPEATLEAFRDGWFHTGDLAVLHPDGYIELKDRSKDIIISGGENISTIEIEEVLSRHPAVLDSAVVAMPDEKWGERPCAFISLKSETGLTSSDIITFCRQHLGGFKIPKAVVFGPLPRTSTGKIQKTLLRERARELQ from the coding sequence ATGTCCAACGCTCCTTTTTTAACCAACCCCTATGACTGCAATCTGGACCAGGTGGAAGCCAACTTCGCCCCCCTGACTCCTCTCTCATTCCTGCAGCGAGCCGAAAAGGTGTACCCCAAACGAGTCGCCTGGGTGCACGGGGACCAGCAATCCACATATACCGAGTTCGCGGAACGATGTCGGCGGCTGGCGTCGGCGCTGGCAAAACTGGGCATTGGCCGAGGGGACACTGTGGCGATCATGGCCTCGAACGTTCCCCCCATGCTGGAAGCGCATTACGGTGTTCCCCTGACCGGCGGGGTCCTCAATGCTCTCAACATTCGGCTGGAACCTTCCACGATCGCCTTTATCCTGGAACATGGCGAAGCCAAAGTCCTGATCACGGATCGTGAATTTTCGGCGACAATCCAGCCAGCCCTTGAACTGCTGAGGAAATCTGGTCGCTCTCTGACCGTCATCGACATCGACGATCCACAGTATCAAGGGCCAGGCCATCGTCTTGGAGAAATGGACTACGAAACATTTCTGAAATCAGGCGATCCTGACTATCACACTGTCGTCCCTTCGAATGAATGGGATGCCATTGCGCTGAACTACACCTCTGGAACGACGGGTAACCCCAAAGCGGTCGTCTATCACCACCGCGGCGCGTATCTCCTCGCGATGGGCAACCTGCTGGCGTGGAACATGACCGCAGCCCCGGTGTATCTGTGGACGCTACCGATGTTCCACTGCAACGGATGGTGTTTTCCGTGGACGCTCAGCGCCGTCGGAGGCACGCACATTTGCCTTCGACGTGTGGAGGCGGGAGCGATCATCAATGCAATCAAGCAACATCGCGTCACGCATCTGTGTGGGGCACCTATTATCCTCAACCTGCTCATCCAGTCACGTGAGCAGATTGAACTGGACCGCACAGTGGAAGTCATGACGGCCGCGTCGGCTCCTCCCAGTTCGGTCATTGCCGGCATGGAAGAAATTGGATTTCACGTCACCCACGTGTATGGACTGACGGAAGTTTACGGTCCCGCCACCGTATGCGACTGGCATCCTGAGTGGAACGACTTACCACTCGAAGAGCGATCCCGATTGAAGGCGCGTCAGGGAGTCAACTACGCCGTCCTCGAAGGACTGATGGTCGCCGATCCCGCCACCATGCAGCCTTGCCCTGCGGATGGAAAGACCATCGGGGAAGTCATGATGCGGGGCAATATCGTCATGAAGGGTTATCTCAAGAATCCCGAGGCGACCCTGGAAGCATTTCGCGACGGCTGGTTCCATACCGGGGACCTGGCTGTCCTGCATCCAGACGGTTACATCGAACTCAAAGATCGATCCAAAGACATCATCATTTCCGGTGGAGAAAACATCTCGACCATCGAAATTGAAGAAGTCCTTTCCCGGCACCCCGCCGTGCTGGATTCAGCCGTCGTGGCCATGCCCGACGAAAAATGGGGCGAACGTCCCTGTGCCTTCATCTCGCTGAAATCTGAGACGGGTCTGACGAGCAGCGACATCATCACGTTCTGCCGCCAGCATCTCGGAGGGTTTAAAATTCCCAAAGCAGTAGTCTTTGGACCTCTCCCCCGAACGTCAACGGGAAAGATCCAGAAAACGCTACTGCGAGAACGGGCTCGCGAGCTCCAATGA
- the cheB gene encoding chemotaxis-specific protein-glutamate methyltransferase CheB, with the protein MTDEPLKILIVDDSRIFRSVIEEALSGRDDVRVVGSVWNGEKAVEFARASLPDFVTLDIEMPGMGGIATLRALRELAQNRERTIGILLVSLHTKRDAAITVEGLEEGAFDFISKPTGPDTLANAASLKEQLLEKIKAFRSRRKVSPALKALRDKKPATQKNESRFRAIVIGSSTGGPEAIARLLPVLTPGCRVPIFLVQHLPENFTHYFATSLARRCGTEIVEATEGTIPRPGVVYVAQGGKHLILTRQDQRVVMSFCDSPPENGCRPSVDVLFRSAAAVYGGSVLAVILTGMGTDGALGAITLKRMGAHVIVQDEESSIVWGMPGSVVAANAADEILPIEDIGPALRAHLGIEG; encoded by the coding sequence ATGACTGATGAACCGCTGAAAATTCTGATTGTCGACGACTCGCGGATCTTTCGGAGCGTGATCGAAGAGGCACTCTCTGGTCGGGATGACGTGCGGGTTGTCGGATCAGTCTGGAATGGCGAGAAGGCGGTCGAGTTCGCCCGCGCCTCGCTGCCCGATTTCGTGACGCTCGACATTGAAATGCCGGGAATGGGGGGAATCGCAACCCTGAGGGCGCTGCGGGAACTCGCACAGAACCGCGAACGGACGATCGGTATTCTGCTGGTCAGTCTGCACACCAAACGAGATGCCGCGATCACCGTCGAAGGACTGGAAGAAGGAGCATTCGACTTCATCTCCAAGCCGACGGGGCCTGATACCCTCGCGAACGCGGCTTCGCTCAAGGAGCAACTTCTCGAGAAGATCAAGGCGTTCCGCTCGCGCCGCAAAGTCAGCCCTGCCTTAAAAGCCCTTCGAGATAAGAAGCCCGCAACGCAGAAAAACGAATCCCGATTTCGCGCGATCGTGATCGGTTCATCAACCGGAGGACCTGAAGCGATCGCCCGGCTGTTGCCTGTACTCACCCCCGGATGCCGGGTCCCCATTTTCCTCGTTCAGCATTTGCCGGAAAACTTCACCCATTACTTCGCGACCAGCCTCGCCCGTCGTTGCGGCACAGAAATTGTCGAGGCAACAGAAGGAACCATCCCACGCCCAGGTGTGGTCTATGTTGCCCAGGGGGGAAAACATTTGATCCTGACCCGGCAAGACCAGCGAGTGGTGATGAGCTTTTGTGATTCCCCTCCGGAAAACGGCTGTCGTCCATCGGTTGATGTTCTTTTCCGATCGGCAGCCGCTGTCTACGGCGGAAGCGTGCTGGCCGTGATTCTGACCGGAATGGGGACCGACGGGGCTCTCGGAGCAATCACCCTGAAACGAATGGGGGCACACGTCATCGTACAAGATGAAGAATCGAGCATCGTCTGGGGAATGCCGGGAAGCGTCGTTGCTGCGAATGCGGCAGACGAGATTCTTCCGATTGAAGATATCGGGCCGGCATTACGCGCACACTTGGGAATCGAGGGCTGA
- a CDS encoding protein-glutamate O-methyltransferase CheR — MEVSTQEFRDVQTLVRSLCGLVLTDDKTYLVKTRLEPVVTAHGCASFGDYLGRLQQLGAGAMRDELVEALTTGETSFNRDAHVFDEFRRRILSRVAESLRRRREQGTRVPVARIWSAGCSTGQEPYSLAMIIHEYLSANVALGLKVEQLPILATDVSAKSLTTAKEGRYLERDLDRGVTPEQRRRYFQQQGAHWTINPQLKKMIEFRQMNFLNPMPDIGPFELIFCRNVMIYFDTPTRQKLCEQFHKLLVPGGLLILGAAESLYGLTTSLVSESFGSTTVYRKPDRHA; from the coding sequence ATGGAAGTCTCGACTCAGGAGTTTCGCGACGTTCAGACGCTGGTCCGGTCATTGTGTGGCCTCGTTCTGACGGACGATAAGACATATCTCGTGAAAACGCGGCTCGAACCCGTCGTGACGGCGCATGGCTGCGCATCCTTCGGTGACTACCTGGGACGACTGCAGCAGCTCGGTGCCGGGGCGATGCGTGATGAACTGGTTGAGGCACTCACCACCGGAGAAACTTCGTTTAATCGTGACGCTCACGTTTTTGACGAGTTCCGGCGACGAATCCTTTCCCGCGTGGCGGAATCACTGCGGCGACGCCGCGAGCAAGGAACACGGGTTCCTGTCGCCCGAATCTGGTCCGCGGGCTGCTCGACTGGGCAAGAGCCTTACAGTCTGGCCATGATCATCCACGAATACCTGTCCGCGAACGTGGCGCTCGGATTGAAGGTCGAACAGCTTCCGATTCTGGCCACGGATGTTTCGGCGAAGTCACTTACCACGGCGAAAGAGGGACGCTACCTCGAGCGAGACCTCGATCGAGGAGTCACACCAGAGCAGCGCAGGCGTTACTTCCAGCAGCAGGGAGCCCACTGGACGATCAATCCTCAACTGAAAAAGATGATCGAGTTTCGTCAGATGAACTTTCTGAATCCCATGCCGGATATTGGCCCTTTTGAATTGATTTTCTGTCGGAATGTCATGATCTACTTCGATACTCCGACGCGCCAGAAGCTTTGCGAACAATTTCACAAGCTCCTGGTTCCGGGAGGTCTGCTCATTCTGGGAGCAGCGGAAAGCCTGTATGGGCTGACGACGTCGCTGGTGTCAGAATCGTTCGGCAGTACGACGGTTTATCGAAAACCCGATCGCCACGCCTGA
- a CDS encoding methyl-accepting chemotaxis protein has translation MKNFKLASKMMILTSILISTIIVVAWVAADRLAAVNVQVRQLVDSTFYKLNLTSDIHVKVLASIRAQKNAVLSPDDDVSRSFATFSRSSLVEARETLGRLKEVVIKGGIEGQTTSVDECIKSLDKAEEINNKVLDLAVQNSNVKARKLLGSEIQRQVEILETRLQSWVDDASSKTEMDASVMERMKTLYELQDQLMGILPNAMRHINASAEEDMLAFEKKLDELQERIQHGLPVASAGDGPSQVDARNRLNDIKTSLASLIVLSRLDSNNQSVVLSLNASRVAGEDCVQRIVKLDELFSIEAKSGRDMSNVAYLNAFRSIIGMTLVGVILGSILAYLVKESVTRPVFEVRNLAQAMADGDLRQRIHLKQKDEVGELSDATNSLADSLTNIVAQIQKVSEALAGSADELSGVSNQLLSQSETTSLNAASVASSSEELSSNISTMAAAAEQMSVNVASISSASEEMSVNVGTISSAAEQTSHNVGAVSSAVVEISSSFTDVLNDVREGSLVAGEASRMADSATATIQTLSQSGTEISKVTETIKMIALQTNLLALNATIEATSAGEAGKGFAVVAHEIKELANQSAKAAEDIARKIEGVQNDTRQAVQVIQNVSQIIKDINSSAGRISQSVEKQTQAATMISQNVSEANKGVGDIARSISEVAKAAGDMSRNVAEAARGATDVSRNVGEAAKAASGISSDIHGVSVASRSTNHSASKVHQSAEHLDKIGKELRKLVGRFKINKEDTVVE, from the coding sequence GTGAAGAACTTCAAACTCGCCAGCAAAATGATGATTCTGACTTCGATCTTGATCTCGACGATCATCGTGGTCGCATGGGTCGCTGCAGACCGTCTGGCAGCCGTCAATGTCCAGGTCCGGCAGTTGGTGGATTCCACGTTCTATAAGTTGAATCTCACCTCTGATATTCACGTGAAGGTTCTGGCCAGCATCCGTGCTCAGAAGAACGCGGTCCTCTCTCCCGATGACGACGTCAGCAGAAGTTTCGCCACCTTTTCACGCAGCAGCCTGGTGGAAGCACGCGAAACGCTGGGTCGATTGAAGGAAGTCGTCATCAAAGGGGGTATCGAAGGCCAGACTACCAGCGTCGACGAATGCATCAAGTCGCTCGATAAAGCCGAGGAAATCAACAACAAGGTCCTGGACCTTGCGGTTCAGAACTCAAATGTCAAAGCGAGAAAACTGTTGGGATCCGAGATCCAGCGGCAGGTTGAAATTCTCGAAACACGCCTTCAATCCTGGGTTGATGATGCCAGTTCGAAAACAGAGATGGATGCCTCTGTCATGGAGCGGATGAAGACCCTGTACGAGTTGCAGGATCAATTGATGGGGATCCTGCCCAACGCAATGCGCCATATTAACGCCTCGGCCGAAGAGGACATGCTCGCGTTTGAGAAAAAGCTGGATGAACTGCAGGAACGGATTCAACATGGTCTGCCCGTCGCTTCCGCAGGGGATGGCCCCAGTCAGGTCGATGCCCGTAATCGCCTGAACGACATCAAGACGTCACTTGCCTCCCTGATCGTTTTGTCACGACTCGATTCAAACAATCAATCGGTCGTTTTGTCGCTCAATGCTTCACGCGTGGCCGGTGAAGACTGCGTCCAGCGGATCGTGAAGCTGGACGAATTGTTCTCAATCGAGGCCAAATCCGGGCGAGACATGAGCAACGTTGCCTACCTGAACGCCTTCAGATCGATTATTGGAATGACCTTGGTCGGCGTCATTCTGGGATCGATTCTGGCCTATCTCGTCAAAGAATCGGTGACCCGCCCGGTCTTCGAAGTTCGCAATCTGGCACAGGCCATGGCCGACGGTGACCTGCGGCAGCGAATCCACCTGAAACAGAAAGATGAAGTCGGCGAATTGTCCGATGCCACCAATTCTCTTGCCGATTCGCTCACCAATATCGTTGCTCAAATCCAGAAGGTCTCGGAAGCCCTCGCCGGGTCTGCAGATGAACTGAGCGGTGTCTCTAACCAACTGCTGTCACAAAGCGAAACAACTTCGCTGAATGCGGCGAGTGTTGCCAGTTCCTCGGAAGAACTTTCCTCCAACATCAGTACCATGGCAGCCGCGGCAGAACAGATGAGTGTCAACGTCGCCTCGATCAGTTCTGCCAGTGAAGAAATGAGTGTCAACGTTGGCACGATTTCTTCGGCAGCTGAGCAGACTTCGCATAACGTCGGGGCTGTTTCGAGTGCCGTGGTCGAAATCTCCAGTTCGTTCACCGATGTCCTGAATGATGTCAGAGAAGGCTCACTGGTCGCCGGTGAGGCAAGCCGTATGGCGGATTCGGCAACGGCCACGATTCAGACACTCAGTCAATCCGGAACCGAAATCAGCAAGGTCACCGAAACGATCAAGATGATCGCACTTCAGACCAACCTGCTGGCGTTAAATGCAACAATCGAAGCGACGTCTGCCGGGGAAGCAGGCAAAGGCTTTGCCGTCGTGGCGCACGAAATTAAGGAACTGGCAAACCAGAGTGCCAAGGCGGCGGAAGACATCGCGCGCAAAATCGAAGGAGTGCAGAATGACACCCGGCAGGCCGTCCAGGTGATTCAGAATGTCTCACAGATTATTAAGGACATCAATTCGTCTGCCGGACGAATTTCTCAGTCAGTAGAGAAACAAACTCAGGCAGCGACTATGATTTCGCAAAATGTAAGTGAGGCGAATAAAGGAGTGGGAGACATCGCTCGATCCATTTCTGAAGTCGCCAAAGCGGCTGGTGATATGTCCCGAAACGTGGCGGAAGCCGCGAGAGGCGCCACCGACGTCTCAAGAAATGTCGGCGAAGCAGCGAAGGCAGCAAGTGGAATTTCTTCCGACATTCACGGCGTGAGCGTGGCATCGCGATCGACGAATCATTCGGCCTCAAAGGTTCACCAGTCTGCAGAGCATCTCGATAAGATTGGTAAAGAGCTACGCAAACTTGTCGGACGATTCAAAATCAACAAAGAAGACACCGTGGTCGAATGA
- a CDS encoding chemotaxis protein CheW: protein MKPTTLETRQLFCTFRLDGQLFGVDILDVKEVTTEITCTQIAHSPDEVRGLVNIRGHIHLALDMRGLLGLPTVPQTDSSRLILFKPAVGSAFGVIVDEIAEIHAVTPHQIEPFTVEQFDALTSQLRRIDLIDSVAKLPRELLVILNPRRFLRIVETNFAGPA, encoded by the coding sequence ATGAAACCAACCACTTTGGAGACCAGGCAGTTGTTCTGTACCTTCCGACTGGATGGGCAACTGTTCGGCGTTGATATTCTCGACGTCAAGGAAGTCACCACCGAGATCACCTGCACGCAGATTGCTCACTCACCGGATGAAGTCCGGGGACTGGTCAATATCCGCGGACACATTCATCTGGCACTCGACATGCGCGGACTGCTGGGGCTGCCCACAGTCCCCCAGACAGACAGCAGTCGCCTGATTCTGTTTAAACCTGCAGTAGGAAGTGCGTTCGGAGTGATCGTCGACGAAATCGCCGAGATTCATGCCGTCACCCCCCATCAGATAGAACCGTTCACGGTCGAACAGTTCGACGCATTAACGTCGCAACTGCGGCGAATCGACCTGATTGACTCTGTCGCCAAATTGCCGAGAGAGCTTCTGGTGATCCTCAATCCCCGTCGGTTTCTGAGGATCGTCGAAACGAATTTTGCGGGTCCCGCCTAA
- a CDS encoding DUF1559 domain-containing protein, producing MKRRAFTLIELLVVIAIIAVLIALLLPAVQQAREAARRTQCKNNLKQLGLALHNYESTHSTFPPNLVPGGNYAYSAGNWGVLAYLSPYIDQANLYNLMNLNAPTYAATAPYDIADPNNQIAAGTIIPSFLCPSDKSKSLGGAYGVAALGPSNYCGNQGSGVYASGNGSPYNSDGVMFANSKVRIADISDGTSNTACMSESILGEGATNSAGPVPPNGAQKSYAYLTTYGTVDDAACASASMWNVQTLRQFLWFSGEIRNTSYNHYYTPNSKNWDCITNSAAAGYTAVGWKAARSMHVGGTHLLMCDGSGRFVSDSIDAQLWRGIGSRNGGEIIGEF from the coding sequence ATGAAACGTCGGGCGTTTACACTGATCGAACTGCTGGTTGTGATTGCGATTATCGCTGTCCTGATTGCCTTGCTCCTGCCAGCGGTTCAGCAGGCGCGCGAAGCGGCCCGCCGAACGCAGTGCAAGAACAATTTGAAGCAACTTGGGCTGGCGCTTCACAACTATGAAAGCACCCACTCGACGTTTCCGCCCAACCTCGTCCCGGGTGGCAACTATGCCTACAGTGCGGGGAACTGGGGGGTGCTCGCTTATCTCAGCCCCTACATCGATCAGGCAAACCTCTACAACCTGATGAATCTGAACGCTCCGACATATGCGGCGACCGCTCCCTACGACATTGCCGATCCGAACAATCAGATTGCTGCAGGGACCATCATTCCGTCATTTCTGTGTCCCAGTGACAAGTCGAAGTCTCTTGGTGGAGCTTACGGCGTCGCAGCCCTGGGGCCCTCGAACTATTGCGGGAATCAGGGAAGTGGCGTTTATGCGTCGGGAAACGGATCGCCGTACAACTCTGACGGTGTGATGTTCGCCAATTCGAAGGTTCGCATTGCCGACATCAGTGACGGGACCAGCAACACTGCGTGTATGTCCGAAAGTATTCTAGGGGAAGGGGCAACAAACTCAGCCGGACCTGTGCCCCCGAATGGGGCTCAAAAGTCGTATGCCTATCTCACGACGTACGGAACCGTGGATGATGCCGCTTGTGCATCAGCGTCGATGTGGAACGTTCAGACCCTGCGTCAGTTTCTCTGGTTCTCGGGCGAGATACGCAATACGTCGTACAATCACTACTACACCCCGAATTCCAAGAACTGGGACTGTATCACCAATTCAGCGGCTGCCGGCTACACTGCGGTCGGCTGGAAGGCGGCCCGAAGTATGCACGTAGGTGGAACGCACCTGTTGATGTGTGACGGGTCAGGACGATTTGTCAGCGACAGCATCGACGCGCAATTATGGCGGGGAATCGGCAGTCGGAACGGTGGGGAAATCATCGGCGAGTTCTGA
- a CDS encoding leucine-rich repeat domain-containing protein, whose product MISRRAILFALVTFLCAAPITGHATDDKAQSIEKIQILGGIVRRDPGLPGGPVVAIQFQDNCRFNDKYFHLLKDFPQLQRLAFQFRDADGERKVTDRCLPQLKQLKSLTTLNLRRTRITDAGLRDLSELTELRSLDLSMTPCTDAALAELSPLKQLTHLQLQNLKISGTGLKKLQNNGALVSLDISRTDPSEAGLEGIGHLKQLRHLTANRLPLTDADLREIGQLHQLESLQLQYSQLTDASMIHLKNLHDLKVLDLIGNNLTDMALINLSALPNLTSLSLGDCQITDEGPPHLELFPKLTHLSLRLTQLSDEGVQELGLLPQLVKLSVSGIRITDSGLTELRQARPDMEISR is encoded by the coding sequence ATGATTTCTCGGCGGGCGATTCTCTTCGCTCTTGTGACGTTTCTCTGTGCGGCGCCGATCACCGGACACGCCACCGACGACAAGGCCCAGTCGATCGAGAAAATTCAAATCCTGGGAGGGATCGTCAGGCGGGATCCCGGGTTACCGGGTGGTCCCGTTGTGGCAATTCAGTTTCAGGACAACTGCCGGTTCAACGATAAGTACTTTCACCTGCTGAAAGACTTCCCTCAGCTTCAAAGGCTTGCTTTCCAATTCAGGGACGCTGACGGGGAACGGAAAGTGACCGATCGTTGCCTTCCTCAACTGAAACAACTGAAAAGCCTGACGACACTCAACCTGAGGAGGACCCGGATTACGGACGCGGGACTGCGAGACTTGTCGGAGCTGACGGAGCTGCGAAGTCTCGACCTGAGTATGACTCCTTGCACTGACGCCGCGCTGGCGGAACTGAGCCCTCTGAAGCAACTCACGCATTTGCAGCTGCAGAACTTGAAAATCAGCGGCACGGGGCTAAAAAAGCTGCAAAATAATGGAGCCCTGGTTTCCCTGGACATCTCCCGAACCGATCCATCCGAAGCGGGGCTGGAAGGAATAGGCCACCTGAAACAGCTTCGGCATCTGACCGCCAACAGGCTGCCACTGACTGATGCCGATCTCCGGGAAATCGGACAGCTCCATCAACTCGAGAGCCTTCAGTTGCAGTATTCACAACTGACCGACGCCTCGATGATCCATCTCAAGAATCTCCACGATTTAAAGGTACTGGACCTGATTGGGAACAACCTGACCGACATGGCGTTGATCAACCTGTCAGCACTTCCGAATCTGACCTCCCTCAGTTTGGGCGATTGTCAAATCACGGATGAGGGCCCCCCGCATCTCGAACTGTTTCCCAAGCTGACGCACCTCAGTCTGCGACTCACACAGTTGTCTGACGAGGGTGTGCAGGAGCTAGGATTATTGCCTCAACTGGTCAAGCTCAGCGTGTCTGGAATACGGATCACTGACTCCGGGTTGACAGAACTCCGTCAGGCTCGCCCCGACATGGAAATCAGCCGATAG